A section of the Plasmodium knowlesi strain H genome assembly, chromosome: 3 genome encodes:
- a CDS encoding methyltransferase, putative, with product MFTFSSFKKVLVGVSAANGGVIAGCFYIYKKNRPENDETLGEPSESFRIRTFDELAKSYDEKNDFIEKVTSINKYKKRNFRKVKGVVLEIGAGSGRNFSFLKKVDTLVCVEKSEKMCEEMKKKLEKVKPSYPVYIINDDIKNNLFRPNVFDSVISSFTLCSLEDVENGLEKVHQALKPDGKFYLVERGIIYNKIIRYILKKLNLYPNKRIPWEFGYYENRCPLEILKKNNFNVIFKLIKNAGSIYILTAKKQTGSFSHTKDGTFVTSAKEGNAIQKSGHLKNQVNDKSGVEQTRDKGTPPPIDIRDILCHQLAAPIYYSYKNG from the exons ATGTTTACCTTCTCTTCGTTTAAAAAG gTGCTCGTTGGAGTGAGCGCCGCGAACGGGGGGGTAATAGCGGGCTGCTTTTAtatctacaaaaaaaacagaccTGAAAATGACGAGACATTAGGAGAACCGAGCGAAAGTTTCAGAATTAGAACCTTCGATGAGCTAGCTAAAAGTTatgacgaaaaaaatgacttCATAGAAAAAGTCACATCCATAAACAAATACAAAAAGAGGAACTTTCGAAAAGTGAAAGGAGTGGTTTTAGAAATAGGGGCAGGGTCAGGAAgaaatttctccttcttaaaaaaagtggacaCCTTAGTATGCgtggaaaaaagtgaaaaaatgtgtgaagaaatgaaaaaaaaattagaaaaagtaAAGCCATCATATCCTGTATACATCATAAATGatgacataaaaaataatctcttccgTCCCAACGTTTTCGATTCAGTTATTTCGTCTTTCACCTTATGTTCGCTGGAAGATGTAGAGAACGGCTTAGAGAAAGTCCATCAAGCGTTGAAACCCGATGGAAAGTTCTACCTAGTGGAAAGAGGAATCATTTATAACAAAATCATTCggtacattttgaaaaaactgAATCTATATCCTAATAAAAGAATTCCTTGGGAATTTGGCTATTATGAAAATAGGTGTCCcttggaaattttaaaaaaaaataacttcaACGTCATTTTTAAGTTAATAAAAAACGCTGGAAGTATCTACATACTTACAGCCAAGAAACAGACAGGCTCTTTTTCCCATACTAAGGATGGTACGTTCGTCACTAGTGCCAAGGAGGGAAATGCAATTCAAAAGAGCGGTCATCTGAAAAACCAAGTTAACGACAAAAGTGGAGTAGAGCAAACGCGGGATAAGGGGACACCCCCACCCATCGATATTAGGGATATATTATGTCATCAATTGGCCGCACCGATTTATTACTCATACAAAAATGGGTAA
- a CDS encoding peptidyl-tRNA hydrolase 2, putative, translating to MNNSGSNISHLDNIKNDGYDVFILLLTFLCGFVMGLLTKYMKEIKKNAVRIKEACANFDLICTSDCKMVFCVRTDIKMNKGKICSQCCHACLAVYEKIVKRNSKLKERENGKGTLTYFDLWKKTGQKKIVLKISSLDEMYEIERKAKKENLITSIIIDAGRTQIEPNTETVIAIEPVPDEVVNKITGQLKLL from the exons ATGAATAACTCAGGAAGTAACATCAGTCACTTGGACAATATCAAAAATGATGGATACGATGTCTTCATTCTGCTCCTTACCTTTTTGTGTGGATTTGTAATGGGCCTTCTCACCAAGTACATGAAGGAGATAAAGAAGAATGCCGTGCGGATAAAGGAGGCGTGTGCGAACTTTGACTTGATATGCACAAGTGACTGCAAAATGGTGTTCTGCGTCAGGACAG AcatcaaaatgaacaaggggAAAATCTGCTCTCAGTGTTGCCACGCCTGCCTAGCAGTTTACgagaaaattgtgaaaagaAATAGTAAACtcaaggaaagagaaaatggaaaaggcaCCCTCACCTACTTCGACCTTTGGAAAAAGACGGGACAGAAAAAGATTGTCCTGAAGATATCG AGTTTGGACGAAATGTACGAAATTGAAAGAAAGGCCAAGAAGGAAAATCTCATAACGTCCATAATCATCGACGCG GGCCGGACGCAAATCGAGCCAAACACGGAAACTGTCATCGCCATTGAACCGG tgCCCGACGAAGTTGTTAACAAGATAACTGGTCAGTTGAAGCTTCTGTAA
- a CDS encoding transcription factor, putative, with translation MISEKRKHGKDKAHRKGKQREGEEEVSEILHNGDHEDNEEHGGESDCNGHSLSPLIEAHNLFEGDAASENSEQENKKKKKKKKKKREEDQEGEAPQTDINGPNYQVEEDQVGNHDEQDEEEAKKRRKEEKRRHKEEKKRLKEEKRRLKEEKKRLEEEAMNQSMNQSMNQSMSTKAPPTERKKKSVRFEQEEVTNEEILNYFIQSYKDKISIEHDELCQVMTGKKFFDIERLAKNATEITHQPLMLQNIQKEQQNYCRQCGYIYNYEDYMYMYMKRFNLSKFNQSGNCLTGINPYDPFSGAIENAQFQNENSIKCIYCGAVIDTIEMYDHWNGKEKYIELNSYREKYVFDKNKKSYWKNKITSIEKNVSLFKEDQNQAYNITYEKCTDCGNDFLHFINIQTRSADEGSTIIYFCPNCKKQTTVNN, from the coding sequence ATGATTTcggagaaaaggaaacacgGCAAGGACAAGGCCCACCGGAAGGGAAAACAGcgggaaggggaagaggagGTCTCGGAAATCCTCCACAACGGGGATCATGAAGATAATGAAGAGCATGGTGGCGAAAGCGACTGCAATGGTCACTCCCTCTCGCCCCTAATCGAGGCACACAACCTCTTCGAAGGAGATGCAGCTAGCGAAAATAGTGaacaggaaaataaaaagaagaagaaaaaaaaaaaaaaaaagagagaggaaGACCAGGAGGGGGAGGCCCCCCAAACGGACATAAACGGCCCAAATTATCAGGTGGAGGAAGATCAAGTGGGTAACCACGATGAGcaggatgaggaggaggcgaagaagaggagaaaggaggaaaagagaaggcacaaggaggagaaaaagagactcaaagaggagaagagaagactgaaagaagagaaaaaaagactGGAGGAAGAGGCGATGAACCAATCGATGAACCAATCGATGAACCAATCGATGTCCACGAAAGCACCTCCAAcagagagaaagaaaaaaagtgttcgCTTCGAGCAGGAAGAAGTAACCAACGAAGAAATCCTCAACTACTTCATTCAGTCGTACAAGGACAAAATAAGCATAGAGCACGACGAGTTGTGCCAAGTAATGACtggcaaaaaattttttgacATAGAACGATTAGCGAAGAACGCCACGGAAATTACCCATCAGCCATTGATGCtccaaaatatacaaaaggaACAACAGAATTATTGCAGACAGTGCGGGTACATTTACAATTATGAGGactacatgtacatgtatatgaaACGTTTTAATCTCTCCAAATTTAATCAGAGTGGTAATTGCCTAACTGGAATAAACCCCTATGACCCATTTAGTGGTGCTATTGAAAATGCCCAATTCCAAAACGAAAACTCCATCAAGTGTATTTATTGCGGAGCCGTAATTGATACGATCGAAATGTATGACCACtggaatggaaaagaaaaatatattgaatTGAATTCCTACAGAGAAAAGTATGtatttgataaaaataaaaaaagttattggaaaaataaaataacctCCATTGAAAAAAACGTCTCCTTATTTAAGGAAGATCAAAATCAAGCCTATAATATTACGTATGAAAAATGTACAGATTGTGGTAACGactttttgcattttattaatatacaGACGAGGAGTGCCGATGAAGGATCCACCATCATTTATTTCTGTCCGAATTGTAAGAAGCAGACAACTGTTAATAACTag
- a CDS encoding mitochondrial carrier protein, putative yields MEKRNINVQNIIYSSTVSSIFVSLICTPLDVIKNYIQYNSNINFDKKYILKKITKKNKKRLLKFNSFYYQTFKNIYNNYGIRAVYRGLLSTANLYIINNSLFFYVYEELKDKGIPYYLCATISRFISIIITSPLELYRTNVQANVCNNYKVSILDILKDKKNRKIKINFYKGITSTLIRDIPFSAIYWSLNEYLVSYIKKVDSEYEKRKKITKKFVYPFICGCLSSTITTFLTHPLDIIKTNMQARCIDIIHKSDFDYRKIKNYDFHSKNRANSFYNIFQSNLYNNKYLHDVKVNSYAHNDHRSIHYKYGSGKYGSNTYSYKYYNYFKFTNNYNYNVFSVAKVIFKKNGLRGFYIGICPRLVKIVPTCAILFSTYHYFNY; encoded by the exons atggaaaaaagaaatataaacgTTCAGAACATAATATACAGTAGCACAGTATCAA GTATTTTCGTCAGTCTCATATGCACCCCCCTGGacgtaataaaaaattacatccaGTACAATAGCAACATAAATTTCGACAAGAAGTACatattgaagaaaattaccaagaagaacaaaaagaggCTTTTGAAATTTAACTCTTTTTACTACCAGACGTTCAAGAACATTTACAACAACTACGGAATTAGGGCTGTCTATAGGG GCCTTCTTTCCACCGCAAACCTGTACATAATAAACAATAGcttgtttttttatgtgtacgAAGAGCTAAAGGATAAGGGAATTCCATATTACCTGTGCGCAACGATTTCGCGATTCATCTCCATCATCATAACATCGCCTTTGGAGCTATACCGAACAAATGTTCAGGCGAACGTTTGCAACAATTACAAAGTAAGCATCCTGGACATTTTAAAGGAtaagaaaaacagaaaaataaaaataaatttttacaaaggaATTACCTCAACACTTATTAGGGACATCCCCTTCTCTGCCATCTACTGGTCCCTTAACGAGTACTTAGTTAGCTACATCAAAAAAGTGGACTCAGAatatgaaaagagaaaaaaaattacaaaaaaatttgtgtACCCATTTATATGTGGGTGTTTAAGTAGCACAATAACCACTTTTCTAACTCATCCACTGGACATTATAAAAACAAACATGCAAGCCAGATGTATAGACATAATTCACAAGAGCGACTTTGACTATAGGAAGATTAAGAATTATGATTTCCATTCTAAGAACCGAGCCAACAGCTTTTACAACATTTTCCAAAGTAATTTATACAATAATAAATACCTGCACGATGTTAAGGTAAATAGTTACGCACACAATGATCACCGTAGCATACATTATAAATATGGATCTGGTAAATATGGTTCGAATACTTATAGCTACAAATACTACAACTATTTCAAGTTTacaaataattataattacaACGTTTTTTCTGTAGCGAAAgttatttttaagaaaaatggattGCGGGGGTTTTACATTGGCATTTGTCCAAGACTGGTAAAAATTGTGCCCACCTGTGCCatccttttttccacctaCCACTACTTTAACTACTGA
- a CDS encoding protein CINCH, putative, whose product MGTTNNLNEVHSASGVGYMNKYDVEKYGTAHNMERSKRENLPINSPNMEVFHSLNYENDIYMNPQQGGDIPTGELTVKNSPNDNQTDRPTDRPNDNQTDRRTDHHADTRTDTSNVDALFSGNKYKVKKIKDTHSISADYKQKKNLTSILPFEKIMEEYKIKNLYPENKVQELYNHKNVYEEKGGYNWIPLNGHFTNGTMRKDLSVDSSDGSSPYLSKGSTLMYGGQYTYGTSVNSSSFGGANEAKERHISSASSGKLSQMGYAARGMDSISNRVNQGSPLQVESNQQVQMNQTGTGHPGVKTIQTEIPNTNAEEKEKRGVPPFNDLEQNDQYNQNNLLEMYDHKQNKKVIYYAVKNHYDPSKEMHKKEKEREREKGNYPPHKNKVYQNDIYDYLLHHYEKNYKNFFDNRYMDQSVFKGEPKEFLASQANTSHWNSADGSKGRDTNGTYITEGVLKTKDYNNDGDVDNSKRENRNVTPRSIEEGNQGNLAEGLMSDKLKGTHLCHKNSDSLNVNNAKDVKAMEDVIPLNGREENTYQNSVEISNLCDEDAMDLYKNIGEVYTSRPKLFVYAGKGEKRHMEKSNIGEVHRVDTPLDDFPLQINKEMKKIFNRMKNKNTVVISNVGVKAGSSTFSNHILNSGQERGFFGGGADQKNCVYAHVMASPNKINYVYLDYDKLLLRGGRSMSGDRMKRDDRIKRDHSRSVGRISSGEGNPPNEANALIALSFYLSNIIIFHINRESCSKAFALLAHYYDVVRHIREHLKRRREKCPKQDPAMDTATNVGWVSRSGSKLDGKSGKSEQRSDGNLEEDNLGEDNFSVPYFVFVLRDTTLGRESGKNVHEEDGPKMHKEDGANKLPLRKSLTREAESKRITPKVERNSLPKVERNSSPKAERNSPPKLPPTGDGQSARAQLLLEELIDGEKNRVVQKKVKYLLKFLAKKSLFHLPPPKEKYKQEYAIQLRKIKKEIFINGKNVENIYPNNGIYVYKYLNMLTYTINKNIFYTPNYLKKKMESCECKTLHKVLTDNFLLHVRRKIENKLPMKPNLFLTLINDIKIEFLLSFETLCIGNSRLKRKYKNKLCHNIDVIILKAYKENIAFSCFTFFNIIDKKINKLQIYSKIDKRKYEHFDELKNDIENINDGSIDNLIYNEILGIKKEEIWTYFIKSYYSGFSSRKGSSLVKVQEEKEGEKQHMYHTNSRGHSKGMKKSGYNSDSTVDPDQFADPFNHQRSRRSASGVRVSRMHTSASSTLLRRGSRHHSEKAFSKGGSCSSGGKESPNYGPEKHPKGNIYKSTEHSLRGKDSSHERSDRSHLEKRDVKDATNGRQRKPSRKTLHQCKSDLALQDERKIKMVQEFQLEDRNISKKYHSVDYRNALPGHVHKNEGSESNSEDPYNHGEAAFQHAGVQTWPNTTEQIQKQEKQRQKRR is encoded by the coding sequence ATGGGCACCACCAACAACTTGAACGAGGTGCACAGCGCAAGTGGAGTAGGCTACATGAACAAGTACGATGTGGAAAAATATGGCACTGCTCACAATATGGAGAGAAGTAAAAGGGAGAATCTCCCAATTAACAGCCCAAACATGGAAGTTTTTCATTCTCTGAATTATGAAAATGATATTTACATGAATCCTCAACAGGGGGGGGATATTCCTACGGGCGAACTGACTGTTAAGAATAGCCCAAATGACAACCAAACTGATCGCCCAACTGATCGCCCAAATGACAACCAAACTGATCGCCGAACTGATCACCACGCGGATACCCGCACTGATACCAGCAACGTGGATGCCCTTTTCAGTGGCAACAAAtataaagtgaaaaaaatcaagGATACACACAGCATCAGCGCTGACTATaaacagaagaagaactTAACGAGCATCCTTCCTTTCGAGAAAATTATGGAAGAatacaaaataaagaatttaTATCCTGAAAACAAAGTGCAGGAATTGTATAACCATAAGAATGTGTATGAGGAGAAGGGGGGGTATAATTGGATCCCCCTAAATGGGCATTTTACTAACGGCACAATGAGGAAGGATCTCAGTGTAGATTCTTCAGATGGGTCTTCTCCGTATTTGTCAAAAGGTAGCACTTTAATGTATGGTGGACAGTACACGTACGGAACGAGTGTCAATTCTAGTAGCTTTGGTGGAGCGAACGAGGCGAAGGAGAGGCACATCTCGTCAGCCAGTTCCGGGAAGCTCTCCCAAATGGGCTACGCCGCAAGAGGAATGGACTCCATTTCCAACAGAGTGAACCAAGGATCGCCCCTCCAGGTGGAGTCCAATCAGCAGGTCCAAATGAACCAAACAGGGACGGGCCACCCAGGAGTTAAAACCATTCAGACGGAAATCCCAAATACGAAtgcggaagaaaaagaaaaaaggggggttcCACCTTTCAATGACTTGGAACAGAATGACCAGTACAATCAAAACAACCTCCTGGAAATGTATGATCATaagcaaaataagaaagtGATATACTACGCAGTGAAGAACCATTACGACCCCAGCAAGGAGAtgcacaaaaaggagaaggaaagggaaagagaaaaggggaattatCCACCTCATAAAAACAAGGTGTACCAAAATGATATATACGACTATTTGCTACATcactatgaaaaaaattataaaaacttTTTTGACAACAGATATATGGACCAATCAGTTTTTAAGGGGGAGCCGAAGGAATTCTTAGCCAGTCAGGCAAACACATCACATTGGAACTCAGCTGATGGGAGCAAAGGTAGAGACACCAATGGAACATACATCACAGAAGGGGTATTGAAGACAAAGGATTATAATAACGATGGTGATGTGGATAATTCGAAAAGGGAGAATAGAAATGTCACACCTCGTAGCATTGAAGAGGGAAATCAAGGAAATCTCGCAGAAGGGCTAATGTCAGATAAACTTAAGGGAACCCATCTGTGTCATAAGAACAGTGACAGTCTCAATGTGAACAACGCGAAAGACGTAAAAGCTATGGAGGATGTGATTCCTCTaaatggaagagaagaaaacacATATCAGAATAGCGTCGAAATTTCCAATTTGTGCGATGAAGATGCCATggatttatataaaaatattggcGAGGTGTACACATCGAGGCCCAAGTTGTTCGTGTACGCtgggaagggggaaaagaggCACATGGAGAAAAGTAACATCGGTGAGGTGCACAGAGTGGACACTCCTCTCGATGATTTTCCTCtccaaataaataaagaaatgaagaaaattttcaatcgaatgaagaataaaaacaCAGTTGTGATAAGCAACGTGGGAGTGAAGGCGGGTTCGTCTACCTTTTCCAATCACATCTTAAACAGCGGCCAGGAGAGGGGCTTCTTCGGAGGAGGGGCCGATCAGAAGAACTGTGTTTACGCCCACGTGATGGCTAGCCCGAACAAAATCAACTACGTTTATTTGGACTATGATAAGTTGTTGCTCcggggggggagaagcatGAGCGGTGACAGAATGAAACGGGATGATAGGATCAAGCGCGACCATAGCAGGAGTGTCGGGCGGATCAGTTCCGGGGAGGGGAATCCCCCCAACGAAGCAAACGCGCTCATAGCACTTTCGTTTTACCTCTCGAACATCATCATTTTCCATATCAACAGGGAGAGTTGTTCGAAGGCGTTTGCGTTGTTAGCACACTACTACGATGTGGTGAGGCACATCCGGGAGCACTTGAAGCGGAGAAGAGAGAAGTGCCCGAAGCAGGACCCGGCAATGGACACGGCAACGAATGTGGGATGGGTCAGCAGAAGTGGAAGCAAACTCgatggaaaaagtggaaagagTGAGCAACGAAGCGACGGCAACTTGGAGGAAGACAATTTGGGGGAGGACAACTTCAGTGTCCCGTATTTCGTGTTCGTGTTGCGGGACACGACCCTAGGGAGGGAATCCGGCAAGAATGTGCACGAGGAGGATGGACCGAAAATGCACAAAGAAGACGGGGCGAACAAATTACCCCTAAGGAAATCTCTCACAAGAGAAGCGGAGTCGAAGAGAATAACCCCCAAGGTGGAACGAAATAGCCTCCCCAAGGTGGAACGAAATAGCTCCCCCAAGGCGGAACGAAATAGCCCCCCTAAACTTCCCCCCACGGGCGATGGGCAAAGTGCGCGCGCACAGCTTCTGTTGGAAGAATTAATCGACGGAGAGAAAAATCGAGTGGTACAGAAGAAGGTAAAGTATctactgaaattcctggCGAAGAAAAGTCTATTCCATTTGCCTCCCccgaaagaaaaatacaaacagGAATACGCAATACAactgaggaaaataaaaaaggagatattcatcaacggaaaaaatgtagaaaatatatatcccAACAACggaatatatgtgtataagtATCTGAACATGCTGACATAcacaataaataaaaatattttctacacacccaattatttaaaaaaaaaaatggaaagttgTGAATGCAAGACATTGCATAAAGTCTTGACTGATAATTTCCTCTTGCATGtcagaagaaaaatagaaaataaacTTCCCATGAAACCTAATCTATTCCTCACCCTAATAAATGACATCAAGATAGAATTCCTCCTCAGCTTCGAGACCCTCTGTATAGGCAATTCAAgattgaaaaggaaatataaaaacaagCTCTGCCATAACATTGATGTGATTATATTGAAAGCatataaagaaaatattgCATTTAGTtgtttcaccttttttaatatcatagataaaaaaattaataagcTCCAAATCTATAGTAAAATTGACAAACGGAAATATGAACACTTTGATGAATTGAAAAATGacattgaaaatattaacGACGGATCCATTGATAATCTTATATATAATGAAATCCTTGGgataaagaaggaggaaatttgGACCTACTTTATTAAGAGTTATTATAGTGGCTTCTCTTCCAGGAAGGGATCATCCTTGGTTAAGgtgcaggaagaaaaagaaggagaaaagcaaCATATGTATCATACTAATTCTAGAGGACATTCGAAAGGGATGAAAAAGAGCGGGTATAATTCTGACTCAACCGTTGACCCGGATCAATTTGCAGATCCATTTAATCACCAAAGAAGTCGACGAAGTGCCAGCGGGGTGCGCGTGTCGAGAATGCATACCAGTGCATCTTCCACATTGCTCCGCCGAGGAAGCCGCCACCACAGTGAGAAGGCATTCTCCAAAGGAGGGAGCTGCTCCTCTGGTGGAAAGGAATCCCCCAATTATGGCCCAGAAAAACATCCAAAGGGGAATATATACAAATCGACTGAACATTcccttaggggaaaggactCCTCGCATGAAAGATCGGATAGGAGCCACCTCGAAAAAAGAGATGTGAAGGATGCCACAAATGGTAGACAGCGGAAACCATCCAGGAAAACTCTTCACCAATGCAAATCCGACTTAGCATTGCAAGACGAacgaaagataaaaatggttcaagagttccaACTGGAGGATCGTAACATCTCAAAGAAGTACCATAGTGTTGATTATAGGAATGCGCTTCCTGGGCATGTTCACAAAAATGAGGGGAGTGAATCCAATTCTGAGGACCCATACAACCATGGAGAAGCTGCTTTCCAACACGCAGGGGTGCAGACCTGGCCAAACACAACCGAGCAAATTCAGAAGCAGGAAAAGCAACGCcaaaaaaggagatga
- a CDS encoding AAA family ATPase, putative, translated as MKNLGRAMWEELVYNEMREGERKCLQDIMLNDIWGDAESSEDHVSNRGEVNPSDFIFTNTHNNIFENYSDHDTYNEVIDLLRRTDVADNVESKLEENPNFVSGVEEIDIKNFMNFDPLFVKVYHERGTAQGGDSTREATVEEEEEEGGNKEAYPVEGLEQRKVGKEKNARASGDFSDDDIYTPKALKRKREEGERAKQKIENEKGNEKGSEKGSEKGHEKGHQNGNQNGNQNGNQNGNQNDNKNGNQNDNKNDNQIGNKNDNQIGNQNDNQIGNQNGLRKGSRGDANEKSSTVSVRKIKPKRKTQVPVSKRGISSLPSVRKSTWKGKKSNTGTTDREKKIEDLYSPIKTKRKEAFSNAFDILIKRKNEKNEEAIKAYNDINSRRRSSRNRSKSGESDSSEECPTKDYRLGCRLDRTNDRKDEKRKNHKKNGDDLKDGCEDIPEKYQHLIDQGLEINVLRYALSMKMSSNEHVKESDIIGLYDIKKIIKDKIVNAILRPDLFTGLNRAAKGILLFGPPGTGKTMIAKWVASHCRCSFYNVSTSSLFSKYIGETEKIITCLFKCAEVDNPSILFFDEIDSILGMRKKDEDDTTIRIKNQLLQMIDGINTKKDAVIVIIGATNRPDMIDDAALRRFNKRVYIPLPDLQARKEQIRYIITKHTHSGFQMSEEELDSISHKLHNWNGSDIYHLCTKCYEYVYDDAVEQYNGIENIPNASIFRAIRYDDFMKAMSQVNTSYKCVFDYDEWSQKHGAL; from the coding sequence ATGAAAAATTTAGGAAGAGCCATGTGGGAAGAACTCGTGTACAATGAAATGCGCGAGGGGGAGAGGAAGTGTCTGCAGGATATTATGTTAAACGACATATGGGGGGATGCAGAATCAAGTGAAGATCATGTGAGTAATAGGGGGGAAGTAAACCCAAGCGACTTCATCTTCACAAACACACACAAtaacatttttgaaaattattCAGATCATGATACGTATAACGAAGTTATAGATTTGCTACGTAGGACAGATGTAGCAGACAATGTGGAAAGTAAACTTGAGGAGAACCCCAACTTCGTCAGCGGCGTGGAGGAGATTGACATAAAGAACTTCATGAACTTCGACCCACTGTTTGTTAAGGTTTACCACGAGAGGGGAACAGCCCAGGGGGGAGACAGTACACGCGAAGCAACGgtagaggaggaggaagaagaaggaggcaACAAAGAGGCCTACCCTGTGGAGGGACTGGAGCAGAGGAAGGttgggaaggagaaaaacgcaCGGGCTAGCGGCGATTTTAGCGACGACGATATTTACACACCCAAGGCgctgaagaggaaaagggaggagggggagagagcaaaacagaaaattgaaaacgaaaaaggtaACGAAAAAGGTAGCGAAAAAGGTAGCGAAAAAGGTCACGAAAAAGGTCATCAAAATGGCAACCAAAATGGCAACCAAAATGGCAACCAAAATGGCAACCAAAATGATAACAAAAATGGCAACCAAAATgataacaaaaatgataaccAAATCGgtaacaaaaatgataaccAAATCGGTAACCAAAATGACAACCAAATTGGTAACCAGAACGGTCTGCGAAAAGGCTCCCGAGGGGATGCGAACGAGAAAAGCTCCACTGTATCGGTGAGGAAAATAAAGCCAAAGAGGAAGACCCAGGTGCCTGTCAGCAAACGTGGTATCAGCTCCCTCCCATCAGTGAGGAAAAGCACgtggaagggaaagaagagcAACACAGGTACAACCGacagggagaagaaaatagagGATCTCTATTCGCCCATAAAAACAAAACGCAAGGAAGCCTTTTCCAATGCATTCGATATCCTGATTAAacgaaaaaacgaaaagaacGAAGAAGCCATTAAAGCTTATAACGATATCAATTCAAGAAGAAGATCAAGCAGAAACCGATCGAAGAGTGGAGAGAGTGATAGTAGTGAAGAGTGCCCCACAAAGGATTACCGACTAGGATGCCGTCTAGACCGGACAAATGAcaggaaggatgaaaagaggaagaatcataaaaaaaatggagatgaCTTGAAAGATGGATGTGAAGATATTCCAGAGAAATATCAACACTTGATCGACCAAGGTTTAGAAATCAACGTTTTACGTTATGCCTTAAGCATGAAGATGAGTTCGAACGAACATGTTAAAGAGTCGGACATTATCGGACTGTATGATattaagaaaattataaaggataaaattgtGAATGCTATTTTGAGACCAGATTTATTTACAGGGTTAAATAGAGCTGCAAAAGGGATACTACTATTTGGTCCCCCAGGAACAGGCAAAACGATGATTGCAAAGTGGGTGGCCTCTCATTGTAGATGTTCGTTTTACAACGTAAGCACATCTTCCCTGTTTAGCAAATACATTGGAGAGACGGAAAAAATCATAACTTGTCTGTTCAAGTGTGCAGAGGTCGATAATCCATCTATCCTCTTTTTCGACGAAATAGATTCCATCCTAGGTATGCGTAAAAAAGACGAAGACGACACAACCATAAGGATTAAAAACCAGTTACTACAAATGATTGATGGTATTAATACGAAGAAGGACGCTGTCATTGTTATTATCGGGGCAACCAATCGGCCTGATATGATAGATGATGCTGCATTGAGAAGGTTCAACAAGAGAGTCTATATCCCCCTTCCAGATTTACAAgcaaggaaagaacaaatacGTTACATAATAACGAAGCACACACACTCCGGGTTCCAAATGAGTGAAGAAGAGTTGGACTCCATATCACACAAATTACATAACTGGAACGGAAGCGACATTTACCACCTCTGCACCAAGTGTTATGAGTACGTATATGATGATGCTGTGGAGCAGTACAACGGAATTGAAAATATTCCTAATGCGTCCATCTTCAGGGCCATTCGGTACGATGATTTTATGAAGGCCATGTCCCAGGTGAACACATCCTACAAATGCGTGTTCGATTATGATGAGTGGAGTCAGAAGCACGGCGCGCTCTGA